The segment AAAAGAAGGGAAAGCTTGAAAATCTCTGTATGTTTTCTTCCGTTCCCGTGTTTTGAGTATAATCCGGTGCAAAAACAACATATCCTATGCCCCTTTTATCATAATACTTTATAAGCTTATCCAGGGTGTTTGTAACACCGTTAATCTGAGGCAGGAAAGTATCCGTAAAAATTGCTATTTTCATGTTATACCTCCATATATACTATTTAGTTTAATTCTTCAAGTACATATTACTAAAGCGGTGTTAATCCTTTATTATATGAAGGTAAACATATGAAAAATTTAGGTAAAATGCATACTTCATTATCACAGTCATTTTTCTTTACCTTAAATACTTTTTTTCATATTGTTAAAGAATATTTTTAGTGATATAGTATTTTTAATACTCCATGATGACAAGACACCTGTATATGCACCTATAAAATTTAAGAGGAGAGTTGAAAAAATGACTGAAGGCATTAAATCAAATGTACAAAAACTTAAAGCCCAAAAGAATGCCATAATACTTGCTCATTATTACCAGAGGCCGGAAGTCCAGGACATTGCCGATGTTGTCGGCGACTCATATTATCTGAGCAAAGTTGCTAAAGATTGCAGCCAGGATATTATTGTTTTCTGCGGCGTTAAGTTTATGGCTGAGAGCGCCAAGATATTGTCTCCCGATAAAAGGGTGCTTTTGCCGGCCATAGATGCAGGCTGCCCTATGGCTGAAATGGCAGATGCGGAAAGCGTCAAAGCCATGAGGGACAAACATCCTGAATCAAAAGTCGTATGCTATATTAATTCAACAGCAGAGGTTAAAGCCGTATCCGATGTATGCTGCACGTCGTCAAATGCACTAAAAATCATTATGGGTATGGATGAAGAAGAAATAATTTTTCTTCCCGACAAAAACCTCGGAAACTATATGCAAAAAAAGCTTCCCCATAAAAAAATAATATTATGGGATGGGTTTTGTATT is part of the Oxobacter pfennigii genome and harbors:
- the nadA gene encoding quinolinate synthase NadA, with amino-acid sequence MTEGIKSNVQKLKAQKNAIILAHYYQRPEVQDIADVVGDSYYLSKVAKDCSQDIIVFCGVKFMAESAKILSPDKRVLLPAIDAGCPMAEMADAESVKAMRDKHPESKVVCYINSTAEVKAVSDVCCTSSNALKIIMGMDEEEIIFLPDKNLGNYMQKKLPHKKIILWDGFCITHKKVMPREITTAKELHPGIKVLAHPECEEEVLDLADFIGSTGEIINFATVNDNEKYLIVTEQGVLHELQKKNPGKKFYTPYGSMTCINMKKTRLEDVYDSLVNMRHEITIETEIRDRAYKALMNMHILGR